TAGCTTAGGGTTGGAAGTCGTCTTCCTTCCTTCTCTTTCTCTTATCCTTGATCCGACAGAACTGAAATGAATTAATTATAATGGAAAGGTTGTAACGATAAGATAATCTTTACTCATTTAACTATGGCAGTTCCTAAGAAGAAACGCTCCAAAGCGAAAAAGCGCACTCATAAATCACTGTGGAAAGGAAAAGCCAGAGCAGAAGCCCAAAAAGCTCTCTCTTTGGGCAAATCTGTTCTTAGTGGTCGCTCTTCCTTTATTTATCCCACAGAAGAAGACGACGAAGACAACGAAGAGTAATTTCTAACAGGGGATGGCAAGTATTTGCGCTTTTCCCCTATTCTTCCTCCGTATTAAAGACTTTTTCTAAAACAGGAGACAGATTCTTATTGAGTTTTCCAGAACGTACTAACTCGGCATAGGTTTCTGCTTCGATATCTAATAAATCTTCTTGTAGCTGTTCTTGATCCAGCGATCGCAGCTGAGGATAAGACTCCTGTAGCTTAGTAATTTCTTGATTAACAGAATCTAATTTTTCTTGCACCGTTCTCCGATAATTTTCCTTGAACGCTTCATCAATACTAATAGAAAGTTTTACCTCATTTAAGCGTTCTAAAACCTGTTCGAGGGCATTACGGCGGGCAAGTAGCTCA
This window of the Euhalothece natronophila Z-M001 genome carries:
- a CDS encoding 50S ribosomal protein L32, which gives rise to MAVPKKKRSKAKKRTHKSLWKGKARAEAQKALSLGKSVLSGRSSFIYPTEEDDEDNEE